Proteins from a genomic interval of Fodinicurvata sediminis DSM 21159:
- a CDS encoding GntR family transcriptional regulator, producing MSLSEERQTLGLDEATDSEQGKSLTEKAYKRLEELIVTLQLAPGAVLSEAQLAKQLGIGRTPIREALQRLSREGLIVILPRRGILVSEINVTRQLKLLEVRRELERLMASCSARRASTSEKQEFQKLAEGMKKTAEEDDDITFMRLDLRLNHLLCEASRNEYITNAIGLIQSLSRRFWYSHYKEVLDLPLCARLHASLALAISEGKQEEAIQASDDLMDYIEDFTRASLDAPTRY from the coding sequence GTGAGCTTGAGCGAAGAGAGGCAGACACTGGGTCTAGACGAAGCCACTGACAGTGAGCAGGGCAAGAGCCTGACCGAAAAGGCTTACAAACGTCTGGAGGAGTTGATCGTAACTCTACAACTGGCCCCTGGTGCGGTTCTCTCCGAAGCACAGCTTGCAAAGCAACTGGGGATCGGCCGAACACCCATTCGAGAAGCTCTGCAACGACTCTCACGTGAAGGTCTGATCGTCATATTGCCGCGGCGTGGCATTCTGGTGTCCGAGATCAATGTCACGAGACAACTCAAGTTGCTGGAAGTGCGTCGGGAACTGGAGCGCCTTATGGCGAGTTGCAGTGCCCGCCGCGCCAGCACCAGCGAGAAGCAGGAGTTCCAGAAACTGGCCGAGGGCATGAAAAAGACGGCGGAAGAGGATGACGACATCACCTTCATGCGACTGGACCTCCGATTGAATCATCTTCTTTGCGAAGCATCGCGCAATGAATATATCACCAATGCAATCGGTCTGATCCAAAGCCTTTCCAGGCGCTTCTGGTATTCGCACTACAAGGAGGTCCTGGATCTGCCGCTTTGTGCGCGGCTTCACGCATCCCTGGCCTTGGCCATTTCCGAAGGAAAACAAGAGGAAGCCATTCAGGCCAGTGATGATCTCATGGACTATATCGAAGACTTTACGCGCGCCAGCCTGGATGCGCCCACGCGCTACTGA
- the dctP gene encoding TRAP transporter substrate-binding protein DctP, whose protein sequence is MNSIVKTTSLAAAFAVAAVAGSAQAQDSYEWRMATGWGGGPLMDIGAQAFADRLELLSDGRMKVEVFQGGAIGEPLKVTDSVRRGIADMGHTWPGYDWGRDTTAVVFGGFAGTMDDERMMHWLYEGGGVELWKEWRQEEFGVVGMPLFSRTAEIFLNSRKKVQTLEDLEGLKMRTAGAWIDMAKELGASPVTTAGDEIYPMLERGVIDATEWGTPWEDTYPKFYEVTDYIIVPGVHQPVAPFELQVNQEVWDSLSERDRELIETAAELTTLKSWMRVGHESAEAMRFFEEEGLEIVELDTEVQVKAREIGIEWAAEQAAENEWFKRAWESQREFEKLWADAETYRRLSPETRSIGLDAE, encoded by the coding sequence ATGAATTCCATCGTGAAGACGACATCACTGGCCGCTGCTTTCGCTGTCGCCGCTGTGGCAGGCAGCGCACAGGCTCAGGATAGCTATGAATGGCGCATGGCGACGGGTTGGGGGGGCGGTCCCCTCATGGACATTGGTGCCCAGGCTTTCGCGGATCGCCTTGAATTGCTCAGCGACGGCCGGATGAAGGTCGAGGTTTTTCAGGGTGGCGCCATCGGTGAACCTCTCAAGGTGACCGATTCCGTGCGCCGCGGTATCGCAGACATGGGCCATACTTGGCCGGGCTACGACTGGGGTCGTGATACAACGGCTGTCGTCTTCGGCGGTTTTGCCGGCACCATGGACGACGAGCGCATGATGCATTGGCTCTACGAGGGCGGCGGCGTCGAACTCTGGAAGGAGTGGCGACAGGAAGAGTTCGGCGTGGTTGGCATGCCGTTGTTTTCCCGAACCGCAGAGATCTTCCTGAATTCCAGGAAGAAGGTGCAGACTCTCGAGGATCTCGAGGGATTGAAGATGCGTACGGCCGGCGCCTGGATCGATATGGCCAAGGAACTTGGCGCCTCGCCGGTGACCACCGCTGGGGATGAGATCTATCCCATGCTTGAGCGTGGTGTCATCGACGCAACCGAGTGGGGCACGCCTTGGGAAGACACCTATCCCAAGTTCTACGAAGTAACCGATTACATCATCGTGCCAGGCGTGCACCAGCCGGTTGCACCCTTCGAGCTTCAGGTCAATCAAGAGGTTTGGGACAGTCTCAGCGAGCGTGATCGTGAACTGATCGAAACGGCAGCAGAGCTGACAACTCTTAAATCCTGGATGAGGGTTGGCCACGAAAGTGCCGAGGCCATGAGGTTCTTTGAGGAAGAGGGTCTCGAAATCGTTGAGCTCGATACCGAAGTCCAGGTCAAGGCGCGTGAGATCGGAATCGAGTGGGCCGCAGAGCAGGCTGCGGAGAACGAATGGTTCAAGCGGGCCTGGGAGTCCCAGCGCGAGTTCGAAAAGCTTTGGGCCGATGCAGAGACGTATCGCCGTCTTTCACCTGAAACACGGTCCATTGGCCTTGATGCCGAATAA
- a CDS encoding TRAP transporter small permease subunit → MRIVVRFLEKITHSSGIIAALIIIPLIVTTCYEVFARYMFGAPTIWAYELGYMGMGAHFLLGMAYTLKEKAHIRIDLIYAFRTPKTKAAIDFLGYAVIMLPFTIWLSWGLFMYYEEAVMFGETSGQSAWNPVIWPFRLCMMIGFVLLAIQLLAESLKCLSVLFGFSASLEEAE, encoded by the coding sequence ATGCGTATTGTCGTGCGTTTTCTCGAGAAGATCACCCATAGCAGCGGTATCATCGCCGCGCTCATCATTATCCCGCTTATTGTAACAACCTGCTACGAGGTCTTTGCCCGTTACATGTTCGGAGCACCGACTATCTGGGCCTATGAGCTGGGTTACATGGGCATGGGCGCACATTTCCTGCTCGGTATGGCGTACACACTGAAGGAAAAGGCGCATATCCGCATTGACCTCATCTATGCCTTCAGGACGCCGAAAACCAAGGCGGCAATCGATTTCCTGGGTTATGCGGTCATCATGCTGCCATTCACTATTTGGCTCTCCTGGGGACTGTTCATGTATTACGAAGAAGCCGTGATGTTTGGCGAGACGTCTGGCCAATCCGCATGGAACCCGGTGATCTGGCCGTTTCGCCTCTGCATGATGATTGGCTTCGTCCTTCTGGCCATACAGTTGTTGGCAGAGAGTTTGAAATGCCTGTCGGTGCTGTTTGGTTTCTCTGCCAGCCTTGAGGAGGCCGAGTAA
- a CDS encoding TRAP transporter large permease, translated as MELAAFLMFIALLALIFLGIHIAFALFGVGLLFGIFIYGDALIWQFVGRVESLASNYILAAVPLFVFMGSLLERSGIAERLFDAIQLWVRRLPGGLAVGTILMCIIFAASTGVVGATETVVGLLAIPAMMKYNYDKGLIAGSICSGGSLGTIIPPSVVLIVMGPLADVSIGWLFAGSMIPGLIMALLYIVYAIGLCTLRPEAGPHPEGEDEVPLGQKLVISAKALLPPLILIIAVLGSILAGIASPTEAAAIGSAGAVILAMSYGSLTLALFWEAIMKTLRVTCMIMLILLAGTVFTGVFFSMGGGSMISEFLLGMNLSPWLLLLFILLMAFVLGFFLEWISILLIFIPIFTPVVVQMGFDPVWFCILFLIVIQTGYLTPPMAPAIFYLRGIAPPELKLTDMYRGVVPFLVLQAITLGIVMAFPQTVLWLPEVIFN; from the coding sequence ATGGAACTCGCAGCCTTTCTCATGTTCATAGCGCTTCTGGCGCTTATTTTTCTTGGCATCCATATCGCATTTGCTCTTTTTGGTGTTGGCCTTCTCTTCGGCATATTCATCTATGGGGATGCGCTGATCTGGCAGTTTGTCGGACGTGTCGAAAGCCTGGCTAGCAACTACATCCTGGCTGCCGTACCGCTTTTCGTCTTCATGGGCTCGCTGCTGGAACGCTCGGGCATAGCTGAGCGCCTGTTCGATGCCATACAGCTCTGGGTCCGCCGCTTGCCTGGTGGATTGGCAGTCGGCACGATTCTCATGTGCATCATCTTCGCGGCATCAACGGGGGTTGTGGGGGCCACGGAAACCGTTGTGGGGCTTCTCGCCATCCCGGCGATGATGAAATACAACTACGACAAGGGCCTGATTGCCGGTTCGATCTGCTCGGGCGGCTCGCTGGGAACGATCATTCCGCCATCGGTCGTGCTGATCGTCATGGGGCCATTGGCCGATGTTTCCATTGGGTGGCTGTTCGCCGGCTCTATGATTCCCGGTCTGATCATGGCGTTGCTCTACATCGTCTATGCCATTGGGCTCTGCACGCTCCGTCCAGAAGCAGGCCCGCACCCCGAGGGTGAGGATGAGGTTCCGCTTGGGCAGAAGCTGGTGATTTCTGCCAAGGCTCTCTTGCCACCCCTTATTCTGATTATTGCTGTTCTGGGGTCGATTCTGGCTGGAATCGCATCTCCCACCGAAGCTGCCGCTATCGGGAGTGCAGGTGCCGTCATCCTGGCCATGAGTTATGGCTCGCTGACGCTTGCCCTGTTCTGGGAAGCTATCATGAAAACCCTGCGGGTGACCTGCATGATCATGCTGATCCTTTTGGCTGGCACAGTCTTCACAGGGGTCTTCTTCTCCATGGGTGGTGGCAGCATGATCTCGGAGTTCCTTTTGGGAATGAACCTCAGTCCCTGGCTGCTGCTGCTTTTCATTCTGCTGATGGCCTTTGTTCTGGGATTCTTCCTGGAATGGATCTCGATTCTGCTGATTTTCATTCCGATCTTTACGCCGGTCGTGGTGCAGATGGGATTCGATCCGGTCTGGTTCTGCATCCTCTTCCTCATCGTCATCCAGACGGGCTACCTGACGCCGCCCATGGCCCCTGCAATCTTCTATCTGCGCGGCATTGCGCCTCCGGAGTTGAAGTTGACCGACATGTATCGAGGCGTGGTGCCATTCCTCGTCTTGCAGGCGATCACCCTTGGCATCGTCATGGCCTTTCCACAGACAGTGCTCTGGCTACCGGAAGTCATCTTCAACTGA
- a CDS encoding DUF6166 domain-containing protein, which translates to MKTYLGQRTMDGPQVTVDGNPLDPRFDLKTLSEEGFEWTYEGEAPAQLALAILADHFQDDHKALEHYDSFMRKAVANFNNDWEMTSQDIDNLLAG; encoded by the coding sequence GTGAAGACTTACCTTGGACAGCGCACGATGGACGGCCCGCAGGTCACTGTGGACGGCAATCCGTTGGACCCTCGGTTTGACTTGAAGACCCTTTCTGAAGAGGGCTTCGAGTGGACCTATGAGGGGGAAGCCCCCGCGCAGCTGGCTCTGGCCATTCTGGCGGATCATTTCCAGGACGATCACAAGGCTCTGGAGCATTACGACAGCTTCATGCGAAAAGCCGTCGCAAATTTCAATAACGACTGGGAAATGACCAGCCAGGATATTGATAACCTGCTGGCTGGATAG
- a CDS encoding phytanoyl-CoA dioxygenase family protein: MTPEDILSHSPRILTQKQRESYFENGYLLVEKFLEDEWLERLRASVDGLVERSRAVTQSDSVFDLEPGHTAESPRLRRVSSPNDEDVTFWNYVVESKLGDLLADLLGPDVKFHQSKLNFKWAKGGTEVKWHQDAPFFPHTNPAVLTVGTYLYDCGMDQGPLGVVPGSHETEIYDHYDSEGNWTGHIGEEDLKRVATDKAEYLCGPAGSLTLHNYRAVHGSEPNRSDAGRPLLLNVLSAADAMPYTYNPLKTKYYQQCVRGKPAKWAHHDGRPHLIPPDWSGGYTSIFALQQKEKSDAA, translated from the coding sequence ATGACACCCGAGGATATCTTGTCTCATTCCCCCCGAATTCTGACCCAGAAGCAGAGGGAATCCTATTTCGAGAACGGCTACCTGCTGGTCGAGAAGTTTCTTGAGGATGAATGGCTGGAGCGTCTTCGGGCCTCCGTCGACGGTCTGGTCGAGCGCAGTCGAGCCGTCACCCAGTCTGATTCCGTGTTTGACCTGGAGCCAGGCCATACAGCGGAGTCTCCGCGCCTGCGTCGGGTCTCAAGCCCGAATGACGAGGACGTGACTTTCTGGAATTACGTTGTCGAGTCCAAGCTGGGAGATCTTCTGGCCGACTTGCTGGGACCGGACGTGAAGTTCCATCAATCCAAGTTGAACTTCAAGTGGGCCAAGGGCGGCACTGAAGTGAAGTGGCATCAGGATGCGCCTTTCTTTCCACATACGAACCCGGCGGTATTGACTGTCGGTACCTATCTCTATGACTGCGGGATGGATCAAGGCCCGTTGGGGGTGGTGCCGGGCAGCCATGAAACTGAAATCTATGACCATTATGACAGCGAGGGAAACTGGACCGGCCATATCGGTGAAGAGGACTTGAAGCGCGTGGCGACGGACAAGGCGGAGTATCTCTGTGGCCCGGCTGGCTCGTTGACGCTTCACAATTATCGCGCAGTCCATGGTTCGGAACCGAACCGATCGGATGCAGGCAGGCCCCTGCTGCTCAATGTCTTGTCCGCGGCCGATGCCATGCCCTACACTTACAACCCGCTGAAGACCAAATACTATCAGCAGTGCGTACGGGGAAAACCGGCCAAGTGGGCTCATCATGACGGTCGGCCTCATCTGATCCCGCCGGACTGGAGTGGGGGATATACCTCAATATTTGCGTTGCAGCAGAAGGAAAAGAGCGACGCGGCATGA
- a CDS encoding cysteine dioxygenase, with the protein MTNTSGVARLRNFIKQVTSCAESVGDTDSEAFVDFCRAQLVDLIAKDDWLPEEFAAPHPEHYQQYLLHCDPLERFSLISFVWGPGQKTPIHNHGTWGLIGMLRGSEISQAYEVAEQEPGLIPARHEVLNPGDIAFVSPEAGDIHEVINAFDDRVSISIHLYGANIGLAERFVYEPASGRSRPFVSGYSSSLTPNIWGLSV; encoded by the coding sequence ATGACAAACACGAGCGGTGTGGCAAGGCTACGTAATTTCATCAAGCAAGTGACCAGCTGTGCCGAATCAGTGGGGGACACGGACTCCGAGGCGTTCGTTGATTTTTGTCGGGCTCAATTGGTGGATTTGATCGCCAAGGATGACTGGTTGCCTGAAGAGTTTGCCGCCCCCCATCCTGAGCATTACCAGCAGTACCTTTTGCACTGTGATCCTTTGGAGCGCTTCAGTCTGATCTCTTTTGTTTGGGGACCGGGACAGAAAACTCCGATTCACAACCATGGAACCTGGGGTTTGATCGGCATGCTGCGCGGCTCCGAGATCTCGCAAGCTTACGAGGTGGCCGAGCAGGAGCCGGGCTTGATCCCGGCGCGACATGAAGTGCTCAATCCAGGGGATATAGCTTTTGTATCACCGGAAGCCGGCGATATTCATGAAGTCATAAATGCCTTTGACGATCGTGTTTCCATCTCGATCCACCTCTATGGTGCGAACATTGGGCTGGCCGAACGGTTTGTCTATGAACCGGCCAGTGGGCGCAGCCGACCATTCGTGTCGGGCTATTCGTCATCCCTGACCCCGAACATCTGGGGTCTTTCAGTTTAA
- a CDS encoding sterol desaturase family protein — MMPERQARFREEYRSRIASWYNGPLHVAVIYGIGISAMVLYISNIQNVQWWEWLAVPAVFLFCNFFEWFLHRHIMHRPQKNKLLRAVYTRHTLMHHQFFTDEEMRFDGSRDWRVTFFPPYALAVFILMTIPGALLLGWIFSPNVGWLTMCTTTSMYMIYEFMHFCCHVDENAFVRNMPLVNTLRRHHTAHHNQSIMMERNMNLTFPIMDWLFGTSDLDRGLIGHLFNGYSDKHVKTNMRKTSRTPGRKPDGVEATA; from the coding sequence ATGATGCCAGAACGCCAGGCGCGTTTCCGCGAGGAATACCGCAGCCGTATTGCAAGTTGGTACAATGGCCCTCTACATGTTGCCGTCATCTACGGTATCGGCATTTCGGCCATGGTTCTCTATATCTCCAATATACAGAACGTTCAGTGGTGGGAATGGCTGGCCGTACCGGCCGTCTTCCTGTTCTGTAATTTTTTCGAGTGGTTCCTGCACCGCCACATCATGCATCGCCCACAGAAGAACAAGCTTCTCCGCGCGGTCTACACGCGTCATACCCTGATGCATCACCAGTTCTTCACGGACGAGGAGATGCGTTTCGATGGGTCTCGTGACTGGCGTGTGACCTTCTTCCCGCCCTATGCCCTGGCGGTCTTCATCTTGATGACAATTCCTGGGGCTCTGCTGTTGGGCTGGATCTTTTCGCCCAATGTCGGTTGGCTGACCATGTGCACCACGACCAGCATGTACATGATCTATGAGTTCATGCACTTTTGCTGCCATGTGGACGAGAATGCCTTCGTGCGCAACATGCCTCTCGTCAACACACTGCGCCGTCATCATACGGCGCATCATAACCAGTCGATCATGATGGAAAGGAACATGAACCTGACGTTCCCGATCATGGACTGGCTGTTCGGGACTTCGGACCTGGACCGTGGGTTGATTGGCCATCTTTTCAATGGCTATAGCGACAAGCACGTGAAAACGAACATGCGCAAGACTTCACGGACTCCTGGTCGCAAGCCGGATGGAGTTGAAGCGACAGCCTGA
- a CDS encoding GlxA family transcriptional regulator has translation MNTVRYGLFIMPGFDLVSFSVCCEALRLANEVAQQRLYGWEVVTASGQSVESASRIAVSGRSLAGESTGYDRLVLFAGSQGTSYNNRNVLDWLRQLSRRGCQMGGVDAGVWILARAGLLGGYRFALGGGYHLAFRETFDLVPEPAHPFVLDRERLTWSGGGSAFEAMFEQLRQDHGRSLSSSVARRSRYPVLPEAPEPESTALPEKLAACLEVMKQNIEEPLSSADLAETVGLSVRHLERLFHSTFQTAPQKVYRSIRLQEARRLVHFTDLSITEISIATGFDSCSHFARCFRSEFEMTPSSWRRHHKGQQIEVQGAL, from the coding sequence ATGAATACAGTTCGTTACGGCCTGTTCATCATGCCGGGCTTCGACCTCGTGAGCTTCTCCGTCTGTTGCGAGGCACTACGGCTTGCAAATGAGGTGGCCCAGCAGCGTCTCTATGGCTGGGAGGTCGTAACGGCAAGTGGACAGTCTGTCGAAAGCGCCAGTCGAATCGCTGTATCAGGACGCTCCCTTGCCGGGGAATCCACGGGATATGATCGCCTGGTTCTCTTCGCTGGCAGTCAGGGGACATCCTACAACAATCGAAATGTCCTGGATTGGCTGCGTCAGCTTTCCCGGCGTGGGTGCCAGATGGGCGGGGTGGATGCAGGCGTATGGATTCTTGCACGTGCGGGCCTGCTTGGCGGGTATCGTTTTGCGCTTGGCGGCGGCTATCATCTGGCCTTTCGGGAAACCTTCGATCTTGTGCCCGAGCCAGCACACCCCTTCGTGCTGGATCGCGAACGCCTGACCTGGTCCGGAGGTGGCAGTGCCTTCGAGGCGATGTTTGAACAGCTGCGCCAGGATCATGGTCGCAGTCTGTCCAGTAGTGTGGCCCGCCGCAGCCGATATCCTGTTCTGCCGGAGGCGCCGGAGCCGGAAAGTACGGCCTTGCCCGAAAAACTGGCGGCTTGTCTGGAAGTCATGAAGCAAAACATTGAAGAACCACTCTCAAGCGCGGATTTGGCTGAGACAGTAGGTCTGTCGGTCCGCCACCTGGAGCGGTTGTTTCACAGTACCTTCCAGACGGCGCCCCAAAAGGTCTATCGCTCGATACGCCTTCAGGAGGCACGACGGCTGGTTCACTTCACTGATCTTTCGATTACCGAAATCTCGATTGCTACTGGCTTTGATTCCTGCTCGCATTTTGCGCGCTGCTTCCGCAGCGAATTCGAGATGACCCCTTCCAGTTGGCGCCGGCACCACAAGGGACAGCAGATAGAGGTGCAGGGCGCCTTATAA